The genomic segment TGCCTTGGGTATTGCCACCGCGGGAGGCGATGAATTCTTCGCGGCTGACGAAAGTGTCGTTGTTGGTATCCGTCGCACGGAAGCGGAAGCGGCAGAAGGCGACGCTCATGCCCTTGTTCTGGGTTCCTTGGAACTCGATCTCGGTCAGCATGTTGTCGCTGTTGATATCGGCCCGGTCGAACTTGGTGTTCAGCTTGCGACCGAACTTGGCGGAGGCGAGAGGGGAGCTCAGGCCGAGAATCACGACGGCGGAGAAGAAGACTTTGTTCATGCGGCGGAGAGATAGTTAAGAAATGTTTAGGAGTCCGAAAATAGTCCTCTTCGGAAGGGTGTCAAGGCAACCAGCCTAACAGCTAGGCCGGGTTTTCCCCGTCCTTCCGCGGAACCGGCGGGTGAAACGCGGATCCGCAACCGCGTATTCAATCGCCCTTAATCCGCTATTTGTTTGAAAAGCGGAACCCATCCCGCATGTAAATCGCCAGCCCATGAACCACCGCCTTTCTCTCGCCTGCCTCACCCTTCTCTCCGCCCTGCCCCTCCACGCCCGGGATGTCTTGTTGCAGGGCAAAGGCAAGCTGGCCCTCTGGAGCGATGGCAAGGTGGCTTGGGAGATGCCATGGGGCGGCATCCACGACCTCCATCAGGACAAGGCCGGGCTGATCTATGTCCAGAAGGACATGCGCGAGGTTGTCGCCATCGACCAGCAGGAGAAGAGGGTGGTCTGGAGCTATGACTCCACCAAGAGCAATGGAAACGAGGGCAAGCGCCTGGAGGTCCACGCCTTCCAACCCCTCGCCGATGGCAGCCTGATGATTGCGGAGAGCGGCATCGGCCGGATCATCGAGGTCGACCGTTCGGGCAAACTGCTTAAGGAGATCAAGCTGAAGCTCGACCACCCGGATGCCCACCGCGATACGCGCTTGGCCCGGAAGCTGGACAACGGCCACTACCTCGTCTGCCAGGAGGGCGACGGTGCCGTCCGCGAGTATGATGCCGAGGGCAAGCTGGTCTGGGACTTCCCGGTGCCCATGTTCGGCAAGGAAGCCAAGGGCGGCCACGGCCCCGAGGCATTCGGCAACGCCGTCTTCTGCGCCCTGCGCCTCAAGAACGGCAACACCCTTATCGCCACCGGCAACGGTCACTCGGTGCTCGAAGTGAATCCGGCCAAGGAGATCGTCTGGAAGATCGAGCAGAACGACCTGCCGGGCATCACGCTTGCTTGGGTCACCACCCTGCAGGTGCTGCTGAATGGCAACTACATCATCGGCAACTGCCACGCCGGCCCCGGCCAGCCGATTCTGATCGAGCTGGAGCCGAAGACCAAGAAGGTCATCTGGCAACTCGACGGCTTCGAGGACTTCGGCAACGACGTGTCGAACACGCTCGTGACGAAGCCTTGAGGAATCCGCGTCGGGGAGGGCGCTTCCGCCCCGCGATCCCTATTGCCCTCCCCTCATCCCCACCGTATCCCTCAACGGGACTACCGGGATGAAACCGCTCACCCTCATCGATTGCGACGTCCACTGCGTCCCGCTCACGGCGGACGAGATCGTCTCCCGCC from the Luteolibacter rhizosphaerae genome contains:
- a CDS encoding EF-hand domain-containing protein; translation: MNKVFFSAVVILGLSSPLASAKFGRKLNTKFDRADINSDNMLTEIEFQGTQNKGMSVAFCRFRFRATDTNNDTFVSREEFIASRGGNTQGKPNRADLFVLADQNDDDVLDISEYGDTLGPRTAAARVLKSFGKRDKDSSGGLTPREFGIGNGFPFPFG
- a CDS encoding esterase-like activity of phytase family protein; this translates as MNHRLSLACLTLLSALPLHARDVLLQGKGKLALWSDGKVAWEMPWGGIHDLHQDKAGLIYVQKDMREVVAIDQQEKRVVWSYDSTKSNGNEGKRLEVHAFQPLADGSLMIAESGIGRIIEVDRSGKLLKEIKLKLDHPDAHRDTRLARKLDNGHYLVCQEGDGAVREYDAEGKLVWDFPVPMFGKEAKGGHGPEAFGNAVFCALRLKNGNTLIATGNGHSVLEVNPAKEIVWKIEQNDLPGITLAWVTTLQVLLNGNYIIGNCHAGPGQPILIELEPKTKKVIWQLDGFEDFGNDVSNTLVTKP